GTCGAACCCGTCCATGCGCTTAAACCGCGCGATCGAGTCGCACGCAACAGTCGTGTAGCAGTGCCCTATGTGTAAGGCTCCGCTCGCGTAATAAATGGGCGTAGTAATATAAAAAGTAGGTTTCTTTTTCATAGTGTTATCCTTTAATTCCTAATTAACTTTATTCGCTCCGCAGCGCTTCGACGGGGTCTTTCTTAGCGGCGAGCCGCGCGGGGATAAGACCGGATATGAGCGTAAGAACTATACTTATCGCTATCATTATGACCGCCGAAAGTATGGGCAGCGACGCTATCGTGTAAATGCCGACGAGACTACCTACTATAAGGTTGATTATGAGCGAGATCAAATAGGTAACGGCAATGCCGATAACGCCCGACGTTCCACCGATAATGAACGTTTCGGCAATGAACAGCGCGGAAACGTCGCGCTTCCTGCCGCCGAGGCTTCGAATAACGCCTATCTCCTTTATGCGCTCGATGACCGATACGTAGGTGATGATCGCTATCATGACGGTGGACACTACAAGCGACAGCGCGGTGAACGCGACTAGCGCGATCGTGATTATCTCGATAAAGTCGTTTACCATATTGATAATAAGTTCGAGATTATCGGTATACTTGATTTCTTCCCTGTCGGTAATAGAATCGCCGTTTACGATTATTTCCCCGTCGAGGTCGTTCCATTTATCGAGATACTCGGTAACGTTGTCTTTGTAGTCGAAGTTTGTCGGGTATATCGCGATCTGATTGGGCGTATCGACGCCGCCGAGCTCGTACAGCATGAGCGCATACGACTTGACCGCGCTCTCGCTCGTCGAGTTGCCCGCCGCGCCCTGCATCATGCTGAGCATTTGCGACATCATGTCCTGACCGCCAACGAGCGACGTGCCGGTATGCTCCTCGCCGTCGTGGTGATACTTATAATTAAAGGTTATGCCGTAGCGCACGCCACCCATTTCGTAGCACTGAATGCTCGAAAGTTCTTTCGACTTTGCGAGCTTGACGATTTCCGACTTCATGCCGCTTTCGATGACCTTTTCGGTAAGCTTTTGCGTGTGATAGAACCCGCTGTTCAAACAGCCGTACGAAACGCTGTCCTTGCGTCTGAGCACCGCCGTAACTTTGAGATCGATACCACCTTTCCAATCCTCGCCCGCGGTGCCGTAGTACGAACCCATCCACTGCGTGGTCGTGCCACCGTTAGCCACGGGAAGGTCTATTGCGCGAACGTTGCCGAATATCGTATCGTTGGGATACCAAGTGAACGTTTTATCCATGAGCGCGTCGTAGGTGATAGACGGCACTTCGAGATTCTCATCGTACTTCTCGGCGGAGGATTCGTTATCGGGCAGATCCTTGACCGCGCCGTATGCCATATTCAAAAACTGTGCTTGGCTTAAATACCCGAACTGCGCGAGCGTAAGGTCGGCAAGCGCGTAGTCGCTGTTTACGACTATCATTATCTCGTTCGCTTCGGTGGGGAACTTGCTCTTGCTCGGATCGGACACTATGTCGTACTGCGAAAGCACAAACTCCTCGTCGCCGGGCAGCTGCGAGAACTTTTCCGTGAACATGGGTATGTACGACGAATACGACTTGAACTCGGTCTGCCCCAATAGATCGGTATACATGGCAAGAGCCGTCGTCAGCGAGAGCTTGGTGTTGCCGTATTCTTCCAGATCGAAATCGGTATACAGGTTATTGGAAAGATTGATGCCGTACGTTGCGTTGATTGCCCTGTAATACTCCTCGGGCATAGCCTTAACGTAGTCGAGATACTCGTTCTTTATATTGTTCTTAATAATGGACGACTCCACCGACGATCCGCGCTTGGCAAGCTCGGCGATAAGCCCCTGAACGTTGATACCCTCTTTGGTATCCGTGTTGTCCTTTAACGCTTCCGCCTTTTCGGTCGTCATCATGCCCGACATAAGCGCTTCCATATCGAGCGCCTCGGTGCTTATCGTTACGGGGTTGCCCGAAAGCATATCGTCCTGCATATCGTGTATGAAGCCCTGCACGCCCGACGATACCGCAAGCACCGTCGCAACGCCGATTATACCGATAGAGCCGGCAAAGCAAACGAGTATCGTGCGCTTGAGTTTGGAAAGTAGGTTCTTCCCCGAAAGCTTGAACGCGCTCCAAAACGTGAGCCTTGATTTTTTCGAAACGTTCTTCTTGGGCTTTTTAGCGGGAGCGGAGATTTCGTCCGTAGGCTGCTCCGCCGCTTCGTCCGTGGTGTTCTTGTCTGTGTTTTCGTCCGCGGTTTGCTTCGGTTCGCTTTCCGCGTCGAACGGGTCGCTGTCTGACAGCACCTCGCCATCGAGAAGCTTGACTATGCGCGTGGAATAGCGTTCGGCGAGCTCGGGGTTGTGCGTTACCATTATTACTAGGCATTCCTGCGCGACCTCGCGGATAAGGTCCATTATCTGCACGGACGTTTCGCTGTCGAGCGCGCCCGTCGGCTCGTCGGCTAAGAGTATTTCGGGATTGTTGACGAGCGCGCGCGCAATAGCCACGCGCTGCATTTGTCCGCCCGAGAGCTGGTTGGGTTTTTTATGATACAAGCCCGCCAGCCCGACCTTGTCGAGCGCTTCGTGAGCGCGGCGCACGCGCTCCGATTTTTCCACGCCCGAGATGTTGAGCGCGAGCTCGACGTTCTCGGATATGGTTTGGTGCGGGATAAGGTTGTACGACTGGAACACGAAGCCTATGCGGTGGTTGCGGTACGTATCCCAATCGCGGTCGGTGTAGTTCTTGGTGCTCACGCCGTCGATGACGAGATCGCCGTCGGTGTAGTGGTCGAGCCCGCCGATAATGTTTAAGAGCGTGGTCTTGCCGCAGCCCGACGGACCGAGTATCGACACGAACTCGCTCTCGCGGAACGACAGGCTCACGCCCTTTAATGCGTGGACCTTTTCGTCGGCTACAATATAGTCTTTAACGATATTCTTTAATTCAAGCATAGTCTAACCTCTATTCGTTCCGTTAATCTTAATATTATACTACGATTTTTCGAGATTGTAAAGCAAACCTACTTCTTTTGAAAAAGAAGTAGGCAAGAAAACTTTACGTTGTATATTTTGAGCTTGTTTTACCTCACAGCTCTTTTTGTCATTCTGAGCGTAAGCGAAGAACTCTGCGTTTTCAACGGAATAATTTTACGGTGCGTGCCGATACTATTAATAAACTACTAACGGAGGAAAATTATGAGCCTTAAACAAAAAATTCAGTCAATAAAAAAGAAGCTTACGCGCAATGCGAAAAAGCTTAGAAACAAACTCGCCGACGCCGAGCTGGGCGCGGACGAGGTCGTGAAAAAGGAAGTGTACCCGCCCAAGAAAACGGCGAGCGCAAAAGCGAAAACGACTTCGACCAAAACGACCAAAGCTTGCGCAAGCAAAAAGCCGAGCGAACGCACTCGCCCGACTAATAATAACTATACTATGATAGATAGAGATAACGACAGCTGCGACTGCGGAAAAAGCTGATTACAGGGAATAGGGCACAGGGGTCAGGGTACAGGGGTGCGGCGACGCCGAACTAAGGTCAATAAAATTAAACCTTCCCTGTACCCTGCGCCCTACGCCCTGTTCCCTATTATATTACTGTACAACTCGCACACCTCTTTAAACGAGGGTATGCTCTCCGCCGCGCCGCGTCTTGACACGGTGATAGACGACGCCTTGGTCGCGAACATACACGCTTCCTTGAACGAGTACATTCCCACGTGCGGATAGGTAAGCGCGAGCGCGCCGACGAACGTATCGCCCGCGCCCGTCGTGTCGACGACGTTGGTCTTTATCGCGGGGATGTGCGCGTAGATCCTGTCGTCGTCGGAAATGACCGAACCGTTCGCGCCGAGCGTTATTACTACGTAATGCACACCGCGCGCGTGGAATTCGCGGAGCGCCGCGACCCGACTCGCTTCGTCCTTGGGATCTATGCCCGTGAGTATCTCGGTCTCGGTCTCGTTGGGAATTATTATATCGATATTGGGATAGAAATCTTTGGGCAGCTCTTTTGCGGGCGCGGGATTGAGTATTGTAGTCATGCCGAGCGAGTGCGCCTTTCTAAGCGCGTACCCGACCACGTACATCGGGACTTCGAGCTGGCAAACGAGAGTGTCCGCGCTCGTCGCGTTCATGAGCGCTTCGTCGACGTCCGTCTTGCTGAGCCCGAGGTTGGCGCCGCTGTAAACCATTATTCTGTTATCCTTGCCGCAGACCGTCACTATCGCCGTGCCCGTGCTGCGGTTTACTCTGTCCACAAACGTGGTGTCGACTTCGAGCTCGTCCATGCGCTTGATGAGCTCGGCGCCCACGGCGTCCTTGCCGACCTGCCCCACCATCTTGACCGACTTAATGCCAGAGCCGCCGCGCTGCGCGAGCCGCGCTATCGCTACCGCCTGATTCGCGCCCTTGCCGCCCAAGCCCATTTGGCAGCCGTCTGCAATGAGCGTTTCGCCCTTTTTGGGGAACCGCTCGACCTCAATCGAAATATCGTTATTGATACTGCCTAATACGTATATCATTTGCTCTCATCCTCGCTTTGGGGGTCGACCGCGGCAGACTTAACAAGGCTCTCGCCGCTTTTTTTGCGCGCCGACGACCTGCGCTTCTGCTCGTCCGCTATCTTCTCCATCGCCTCGCGCTGTGAGCCCGACGGCGACTTAATGGAGAACGCTATGTTAGTAAGATGGTCGGCGATACGTTCGAGCGCGCTGATTATCGAATAGAAATGCGTGCCGCTCTCGACGGTACAGCCGCCCGCGTTGAGCCGCGTAATATGGTTATTGCCGAGCAAGCGTTTGGTCATGTCGACTTCCTGCTCGCGCTCGGCGAACGCGTTCAGCCGATCGACCGCGCCGTTCTCGAAAATGTACATAGCCTCGTCGAACATGGTCATGACCTTGTCGTACATATCCTCGATCTCGTCTTTTGCGTCCTGCGTGAACGCGCAGTCGTTTTCGCGCATATTCTCGGCGTCTTCCATGAAGTTCTCGGCATGGTCGGCTATACGCTCTATGTCGCCCACCACGTGATGGAGCGTACCCACGACCTTCTCGTCAGAACGCGTGAGCGACTGCGACGAAAGCTTGATAAGATACTTCGTTACGCCTTTATTGATAAAGTTAATGCGTTCTTCCTCGCGCGCTACCTTGTCGCGCTCGCTTACGTCGAGCGTGAGCACCGCGACCATGGCGCGTTTGAGATTGGCTTTCGCCATGTCAGCCATGTGATCGACCTCGCGCTTGACCTGCGCGACCGCAATGGGCGGCGTTTGCAAGAACCGCTCGTCGATAAAGTACGTATGCGGCGCTTCCTCGTCGCCGCCGCGCTTTTCGCGCACGAGCCGCGACGCGAGAACAGTAAGCGGCTTGATGAACGGAACGAGAAGAAGGGTCGTGAGCACGTTGAAGAACACGTGGAAAAGCGCGACCTGCATTTGCGCGTTGCTGCTCAAATGCTCGAACAGCCACACCACGCCGTCGGTGAATATCCAAATAAATATAGTAAATATCGTCGTGCCGATAACGTTGAACAGCAAGTGAATGAGCGCCGTGCGCTTGGCGTTGGTGCTCGCGCCGATAGACGCTATCTGCGCGGTCACGCAAGTGCCTATGTTCGTGCCGAGTATGACGAACAGTGCGCTCGCCATGGGAATAATGGGCGCGCCGCCGTTTACGGGCGCCGCCATGGTAACGACGAGCGCCGTCATCGCCGCCGACGACTGGAACAGCGCGGTAAATACCAAACCGATAAGTATGAGCACGAGCGGGAAATCGACAACGCGGAATAAGTGCTGCAACCCCGCCGAAATGACGTCATTCTTGAACGCGCCGCTCATGCTTCCCAAGCCGACGAACATAAGCCCGAGACCGGCTATCGCCGAGCCGACTTTCTTAACGGTGTCGTTCTTAAAGAACATCATCATGATGACGCCGATAAACGCAAGAATGGCGAAGTACGAGCTTATGTTAAAGCCGGACAGCGCGATAATAACGCCCGTAAGCGTAGTACCTATGTTCGCGCCCATGATGATAGAAGTCGCTTGAAAAAGCGTCATAAGCCCCGCATTGACGAAACCAATGACCATAACGGTAGTCGCCGCCGACGAGTTGACGAGCACGGTCGCGACCGCGCCGACACCGATGCCGGCAAACCGATTGTTGCTGATCTTACCGAACAGCTTACGCATACCCTTACCGGCGCTGCGTTCCAATCCCTCGCTGAGCATCCTCATGCCTATCATGAGCACGCCCAACCCGGCTATTAGCGACAAAACACTGACTACGACTTCCAAACGAATTATCCTATGGAACTGACGTTTAAGTGACGCGAGCAAGATTGCGCGGGCAATTTTCGTGATGCGAATACAATACGTTGTGCTCGTAGCAGCGCTACGGGCGCGTTGTATTGTAGCACGCAGCGCGGAAATTGACAGCAAGATTGCCGCACGAACTTAATCGGAAGTTCCTAATGTATAGTATGTTTTAATTGTACTATACAGTCACATTTTTGTCAAGTGAAATATGGTGAAAGAGCCTTGTGCCCTACTCTATCTCGAAGCCGCAAACGACCGTTTGGCTGAGGGTTATGAGCTCGGGTGAAACGTCGTCGCCGCCGAAGCGCGCGGCTTTGAACATGACGGGGGAAGCGTGTTCGCCGTCCGCATACTCGGTCTTTACGAGCGCGCCAAGCTTTACGCCCGCGGCAGATGCTATCACTTCCGCGTCCTCTCTTGCCGCTTTTACCGCCTCGGCGAGAAGCTCGGCCTTATCGTTGCCCGCGTACTCGAACGACACGCGCCAATCGCTGTCGAGCTTACCGAGCTCGTCGGTCGTTTTATTGACCGCTTCGCCCTCGCGCGGCAGAACTATCCAAAGCGTGCGCGACGCGCGGTAGCCTTTTACCTTAGCGCCGTCGTATACCGCGCCCACGGTTATGCCGCCGCCGCGAATGTTTACGCCGCCCGTATACAATGCGGTTTTAGCCTTGTCGCATTTTTCGTTAGCGATCTTCACCGCTTGCGCGTAGCTGCCCGCTTCGCCGCGCGCAGTCACCGTTATTCGTACTTTGTTGGGTTCGACCTGTTTGGTCGCCGTTTTCGTTACAGTAATGATTTTTTCCATAATAAACTCCTTAAAAAATTCGTAATTCGTAATTCGTAATTATTGAGCGCTTCGCGCTGACTTAATAATATATCCTTTAATTACGCATTACGCATTCCTAATTACGCATTAATTCTTAGCCCTTTCGGGTATTTGTTTTTAAGCGCGAGTTCGCCGTTGCCCGACGGGGCGCACTTTACGAGCCCGAGCGCATAGCCTTTATACGTAGCGATAAGATTGCCGCGCGGCGCGGTCATATATATTTCCTTACCCGATATATACTCCGCCGCGTGTTCGCCGAGCTCGACCGTACCGAACAATGCCGCTTGTTCTCTGCTAAGCGCGTGAGTGAGCGCGTGCGACGGTTCGTTGCCGTCGAATACGGGCGTGCCCGCGCGGATAACGTTGAGCCCTTTCGTGTCGGGTACGCAGAGCGGAAGTATCACCCTCCCGCCTATATCGTTGACTTCCAAGCTAAGGCCGCCGAGCTTAACTTTATTTTTCTTGCTGCGCATAAGCGGTTTATCGCAGTCCGCCGCTTCGCTCGTTTTTTGCAAAACGCAATAGAAATGCCCTTCGCCGTCGAAGCTCATGGGATACACCCGCCGCGCTTCCTTTACGTCTATTCCGCGCTCGCTGCCCGCTTTAAGCTCTATATCCACGGGACTCATGCCCAGTGCCTGCAAGTAAAGTATATTGTCCTCGTTCTCCTCGCGCGCGAACGTGCAAGTGCTGTATAGCATATACCCGCCCTCCCGCAAAAGATGCACCGCGTCGGCAAGTATTGTGCGCTGGCGCGCCGCGCAGCCGTTAACTATATCGCGCGTGAACGGAACTTCCTCGTACCGCATCATGCCGCCGCCGCTGCACGGCGCGTCGACTATAAGCGAATCGAAATACCCGTCGAACCCTGCCGCGCGAAAATCCTTCGCCGTGTTGCAGGTGACGACCGCATTGCTTACGCCCAGCCGCTCGATATTCTCGACGAGCGCGTGCGTGCGCTTGTAGTCGGGGTCGTTGCAAAAAATAATATCCGACTTATTAAACGCAGCCGCTTGCGTGCTCTTGCCGCCCGGCGCGGCGCACAGGTCGAGCACCCTTCTTCCTATATAATTCTCGAACGCCGCGACCGCCGCCGACGCGCTCGGCTCTTGCATATAATAAAGCCCCGCATGATAGAACGGATCTAGCGACGGCTTGATATCCGTATAGAACGCCGCACTGCACAACGGATTGCTTTTAAGCTCGCCGAACGCCGAAAGGAATTCCGCGATACCCGTTTTAAGCGTGTTCACTCGCAAGCCCTTGTGTCGCGGCTTACTCTCGTACGCTTGGATAAACTCATCGTACCGCGCGCCCAAAAGCTCTTTCATGTATTCGAAAAAATACGCGTTATCGGTCATCGCTTACACCGTAATCCACATTGTGTAAATATAAACCATAGGCAGGGGCTAATTCTTTAGCGAAGCTTCTGTCTTTTTTATTAATAAGCTCGGCAATATCGACTTGCTCGCCGCGCCCCGCTTTTAATAGCTGCGCTACGATTATTCGAACCATGTTATACAGAAACCCGTTTGCGGTTATGAAGAACTTGATAAACGCGCCGTCCTTTTCGAACCTCGCGTCGTAAACCGTGCGCGTGAACGTTTTAGCGCCGCCGCCAGACGCCATGAACGTGGAAAAGTCGTGCGTGCCGATAAGCCTACCCGCCTGCTCTTTCATGCGCGCCAAATCGGGCTCTGTCGGCAGCCGCAACGCGCGGTCGCTCAACACTGGCTGTTCCGCGCCTATATATAATAGATACATATAGGTTTTTTGCTTGGCGGACTTGCGCGCGTCGAAGTCGCTCTCCGCGTACTCGGCGCTGCTCACTCTTACAGAGCGCGGCAGGTACGCATTGAGCCCGCCGACCACGCGAGGAAGCTCTAAAACCTTTTCGCAGTCGAAGTGCGCGATCTGCGCGAGCGCGTGCACGCCTGCGTCCGTTCTGCCCGAACCGACCACGCACACCTTTTCCCCGAACAGGCTAAACGCGGCGCGCTCCAACGCGTCTTGAATACTGTTTCCGTTCGGCTGGTGCTGCCAGCCGCAGAACTCCGTTCCGTCATAGCCTATCGTGATTTTGTAACGCATATTTTTTCTTCCTTCTTTGAAAAGAAGGAAGCGAAGAAACTTTTACTTTTTATAATCCGATAATTGATATAAAGCCCCAGCCGAGCCAGTTATATTTAAGGAAAAGTATACAAACGGTGATCGCGCACCAGCCGAGCAAGGCTATAAAATCGCCGACGTGGCATTTGAGCTTTTTCATGCGCGTTCTGCCCTTTGCGCCGCGATAACAACGACTGTCCATTGCGTCGGCGAGGTCGTCCGCGCGCCTGAACGCCGATACGAACAACGGCACGAGCACGGGGATCATAGCCTTTATCTTCTTGAACGGGTTGCGCGATTCGAACGCCGCGCCGCGCGCTTTCTGCGCGTTCATGATTTTGTCCGTTTCCTCGATGAGCGTGGGGATAAGCCGAAGTGCGATACTCATTATGAGCGCGAGCTCGTGCACGGGGAAATGCAATTTTTTGAGCGGCGATAACAGACTTTCCAGCCCGTCGCACAATTCGGTGGGCGTAGAGGTGAGCGTGAGCACCGTCGGCATGAGCACGAGCAATAGTAGCCGCCAACCGAGCTTAATCGCCGAGTAGATACCGCTCAGGTAGATATGGAATATCCCCCACTCGGCAAGCGGCGCGCTGTCCGCGTCGACGTAGAATATCATCATGAGCAGCGTTGTTATTATGAGAAGCGCGAGGATCATCTTCAAGCCTTTCAGCACTTTCAGGAACGGCACGCGCGACATGATTATGGTTATGAGCACGAACAGGGTCATGAACCCGAACGAGAAAAAGCTCTCACAAAAGAACACCGTTACGAGATACAGCACGAGTATTACCAGCTTGAACCGCGGGTCGGCGCGGTGGACTATCGAGTTTGACGGGTAGTACTGCCCTATCGTTACGTCACGCATGAGCCACCCCCGCTTTGTCGAGTATCGCCGACACGAGCTCGTCCTCGGTGATGACCGACTTATCTATATCTATGCCCTGCTCGTTAAGCTTAACGGCAAGCTCGGTCACGAGCGGAAGCTCCACTCCGCATTTTTCGAGTAGCTCCTGCGACCCGAACAGCTCGCGCGGCGTGAACACGCCCGTCACCCTACCGTGCGAAAGCACGGCTATCTTATTGCAGTAGGTAGCTATCTCGTCCATGTTATGCGAGATCATAACGACCGTCGGGCAGATCGATTGTATGCGCTTTACGAGCTCCATGATCTCGCGCTTGCCCACGGGATCGAGCCCCGCCGTCGGTTCGTCCAGTACGAGATACTGCGGGCGCATGGCGATA
The window above is part of the Clostridiales bacterium genome. Proteins encoded here:
- a CDS encoding ABC transporter ATP-binding protein/permease, with translation MLELKNIVKDYIVADEKVHALKGVSLSFRESEFVSILGPSGCGKTTLLNIIGGLDHYTDGDLVIDGVSTKNYTDRDWDTYRNHRIGFVFQSYNLIPHQTISENVELALNISGVEKSERVRRAHEALDKVGLAGLYHKKPNQLSGGQMQRVAIARALVNNPEILLADEPTGALDSETSVQIMDLIREVAQECLVIMVTHNPELAERYSTRIVKLLDGEVLSDSDPFDAESEPKQTADENTDKNTTDEAAEQPTDEISAPAKKPKKNVSKKSRLTFWSAFKLSGKNLLSKLKRTILVCFAGSIGIIGVATVLAVSSGVQGFIHDMQDDMLSGNPVTISTEALDMEALMSGMMTTEKAEALKDNTDTKEGINVQGLIAELAKRGSSVESSIIKNNIKNEYLDYVKAMPEEYYRAINATYGINLSNNLYTDFDLEEYGNTKLSLTTALAMYTDLLGQTEFKSYSSYIPMFTEKFSQLPGDEEFVLSQYDIVSDPSKSKFPTEANEIMIVVNSDYALADLTLAQFGYLSQAQFLNMAYGAVKDLPDNESSAEKYDENLEVPSITYDALMDKTFTWYPNDTIFGNVRAIDLPVANGGTTTQWMGSYYGTAGEDWKGGIDLKVTAVLRRKDSVSYGCLNSGFYHTQKLTEKVIESGMKSEIVKLAKSKELSSIQCYEMGGVRYGITFNYKYHHDGEEHTGTSLVGGQDMMSQMLSMMQGAAGNSTSESAVKSYALMLYELGGVDTPNQIAIYPTNFDYKDNVTEYLDKWNDLDGEIIVNGDSITDREEIKYTDNLELIINMVNDFIEIITIALVAFTALSLVVSTVMIAIITYVSVIERIKEIGVIRSLGGRKRDVSALFIAETFIIGGTSGVIGIAVTYLISLIINLIVGSLVGIYTIASLPILSAVIMIAISIVLTLISGLIPARLAAKKDPVEALRSE
- the rbsK gene encoding ribokinase, which gives rise to MIYVLGSINNDISIEVERFPKKGETLIADGCQMGLGGKGANQAVAIARLAQRGGSGIKSVKMVGQVGKDAVGAELIKRMDELEVDTTFVDRVNRSTGTAIVTVCGKDNRIMVYSGANLGLSKTDVDEALMNATSADTLVCQLEVPMYVVGYALRKAHSLGMTTILNPAPAKELPKDFYPNIDIIIPNETETEILTGIDPKDEASRVAALREFHARGVHYVVITLGANGSVISDDDRIYAHIPAIKTNVVDTTGAGDTFVGALALTYPHVGMYSFKEACMFATKASSITVSRRGAAESIPSFKEVCELYSNIIGNRA
- a CDS encoding Na/Pi cotransporter family protein; protein product: MEVVVSVLSLIAGLGVLMIGMRMLSEGLERSAGKGMRKLFGKISNNRFAGIGVGAVATVLVNSSAATTVMVIGFVNAGLMTLFQATSIIMGANIGTTLTGVIIALSGFNISSYFAILAFIGVIMMMFFKNDTVKKVGSAIAGLGLMFVGLGSMSGAFKNDVISAGLQHLFRVVDFPLVLILIGLVFTALFQSSAAMTALVVTMAAPVNGGAPIIPMASALFVILGTNIGTCVTAQIASIGASTNAKRTALIHLLFNVIGTTIFTIFIWIFTDGVVWLFEHLSSNAQMQVALFHVFFNVLTTLLLVPFIKPLTVLASRLVREKRGGDEEAPHTYFIDERFLQTPPIAVAQVKREVDHMADMAKANLKRAMVAVLTLDVSERDKVAREEERINFINKGVTKYLIKLSSQSLTRSDEKVVGTLHHVVGDIERIADHAENFMEDAENMRENDCAFTQDAKDEIEDMYDKVMTMFDEAMYIFENGAVDRLNAFAEREQEVDMTKRLLGNNHITRLNAGGCTVESGTHFYSIISALERIADHLTNIAFSIKSPSGSQREAMEKIADEQKRRSSARKKSGESLVKSAAVDPQSEDESK
- a CDS encoding SIMPL domain-containing protein (The SIMPL domain is named for its presence in mouse protein SIMPL (signalling molecule that associates with mouse pelle-like kinase). Bacterial member BP26, from Brucella, was shown to assemble into a channel-like structure, while YggE from E. coli has been associated with resistance to oxidative stress.), which produces MEKIITVTKTATKQVEPNKVRITVTARGEAGSYAQAVKIANEKCDKAKTALYTGGVNIRGGGITVGAVYDGAKVKGYRASRTLWIVLPREGEAVNKTTDELGKLDSDWRVSFEYAGNDKAELLAEAVKAAREDAEVIASAAGVKLGALVKTEYADGEHASPVMFKAARFGGDDVSPELITLSQTVVCGFEIE
- the truA gene encoding tRNA pseudouridine(38-40) synthase TruA; its protein translation is MRYKITIGYDGTEFCGWQHQPNGNSIQDALERAAFSLFGEKVCVVGSGRTDAGVHALAQIAHFDCEKVLELPRVVGGLNAYLPRSVRVSSAEYAESDFDARKSAKQKTYMYLLYIGAEQPVLSDRALRLPTEPDLARMKEQAGRLIGTHDFSTFMASGGGAKTFTRTVYDARFEKDGAFIKFFITANGFLYNMVRIIVAQLLKAGRGEQVDIAELINKKDRSFAKELAPAYGLYLHNVDYGVSDDR
- a CDS encoding energy-coupling factor transporter transmembrane protein EcfT, which gives rise to MRDVTIGQYYPSNSIVHRADPRFKLVILVLYLVTVFFCESFFSFGFMTLFVLITIIMSRVPFLKVLKGLKMILALLIITTLLMMIFYVDADSAPLAEWGIFHIYLSGIYSAIKLGWRLLLLVLMPTVLTLTSTPTELCDGLESLLSPLKKLHFPVHELALIMSIALRLIPTLIEETDKIMNAQKARGAAFESRNPFKKIKAMIPVLVPLFVSAFRRADDLADAMDSRCYRGAKGRTRMKKLKCHVGDFIALLGWCAITVCILFLKYNWLGWGFISIIGL